The proteins below come from a single Candidatus Poribacteria bacterium genomic window:
- a CDS encoding DUF2007 domain-containing protein, with protein MPFCPKCRSEYVEGIKICPECNVELVEKLPEEKIEYIHWKVVRKVPNEMVGNMLKALLEQEGIRAEVKGLTIPWFDGIEGSSWSEYQWGELIVPEEQLERAREIVEEYMRGVEEG; from the coding sequence ATGCCTTTCTGTCCGAAATGCAGATCTGAATACGTGGAGGGAATCAAGATCTGCCCCGAATGTAACGTGGAACTCGTGGAGAAGCTGCCCGAGGAGAAAATCGAATACATCCACTGGAAGGTCGTCAGAAAAGTGCCCAACGAGATGGTGGGGAATATGCTCAAGGCGCTTCTCGAACAGGAGGGGATAAGGGCCGAGGTGAAAGGACTGACGATCCCTTGGTTCGACGGCATAGAGGGATCATCATGGTCTGAATACCAGTGGGGGGAGCTCATCGTTCCCGAAGAGCAGCTCGAAAGAGCGAGGGAGATCGTGGAGGAATACATGCGAGGGGTAGAGGAAGGTTGA